From Methanococcus maripaludis, the proteins below share one genomic window:
- a CDS encoding tyrosine-type recombinase/integrase translates to MDIEKLISIKPKRDEVKETPQIREWLDRFREEREFDGIKKTTLRNDITRLRVFLSFVFLEIEKTPEITNNGDFVKFFNYLEKERKLQRNTLDKYFKLLKVFYRLMRLKNFSQFEEESKERKRYSKFEIKHYDSINADLINQVLQKIIKSSSRTKLRDAVHIRFLWDTGARLSESLNITYGDCDFNEGLFKLRDTKGSEERMVTCSGDTLEALKHYCRFNVLQGPEDTIFQTNKGGRIVKVGWIGQVFKSTIDELKQEGKIPKNKRIVVHSLRHGRAVDLLDQGIPIEIVKEYLGHKSIETTLFYAHSKERQQKMIKDIKKML, encoded by the coding sequence ATGGACATCGAGAAACTTATATCTATCAAACCAAAACGAGATGAGGTAAAAGAAACTCCACAAATTAGGGAATGGCTCGACCGTTTCAGGGAAGAGCGAGAATTTGATGGAATCAAAAAAACAACGTTGAGAAATGACATCACGAGGTTAAGGGTATTTTTATCGTTTGTTTTCCTAGAAATCGAAAAAACGCCTGAAATTACAAATAACGGCGACTTTGTCAAGTTCTTTAATTATCTTGAAAAAGAGCGAAAACTTCAAAGAAATACTCTTGACAAGTATTTTAAACTGTTAAAGGTGTTTTACCGACTTATGCGGCTTAAAAACTTCTCTCAGTTTGAAGAAGAAAGTAAGGAAAGAAAAAGATATTCAAAATTTGAAATAAAGCACTATGATTCAATAAATGCTGATTTGATAAATCAAGTGCTTCAAAAAATTATCAAAAGCAGCAGTAGAACAAAATTAAGGGATGCAGTACACATCCGGTTTTTATGGGATACTGGAGCAAGACTCTCTGAATCTTTAAACATCACGTATGGCGACTGCGACTTTAACGAAGGACTCTTCAAGCTTAGGGATACTAAAGGAAGTGAAGAAAGAATGGTAACGTGCTCAGGCGACACGCTTGAAGCTTTAAAGCACTACTGCAGATTTAATGTACTACAGGGGCCGGAAGATACGATCTTTCAAACTAACAAAGGCGGTAGAATCGTAAAAGTTGGTTGGATCGGTCAGGTATTTAAAAGTACAATTGATGAATTAAAACAAGAAGGTAAAATCCCAAAAAACAAACGAATCGTAGTCCACAGTTTAAGACACGGGCGAGCAGTAGATCTTTTAGATCAGGGAATTCCAATTGAAATTGTAAAAGAATATTTGGGGCACAAATCAATTGAAACGACGTTATTTTATGCACATTCTAAAGAAAGGCAGCAGAAAATGATTAAAGACATTAAGAAAATGCTATGA
- a CDS encoding DUF2540 domain-containing protein, which translates to MKQHFTLIREMDARTLRYYFHKLENIENIDPEQLAEVVKAPKQHKRPLSLSKEEEKIIEKFGRATNLLVNYIIMTESTA; encoded by the coding sequence ATGAAACAGCACTTTACCCTGATAAGAGAAATGGATGCAAGGACCCTTCGATACTACTTTCATAAACTCGAAAATATTGAGAATATCGACCCAGAACAGCTCGCAGAAGTTGTCAAAGCACCAAAACAGCACAAACGACCATTAAGCCTTTCAAAAGAAGAAGAAAAAATAATTGAAAAATTCGGAAGAGCGACAAATCTACTCGTAAATTACATAATAATGACAGAAAGCACAGCGTGA
- a CDS encoding DUF2080 family transposase-associated protein, with product MVIIENSEKNILVCYDAVIKKQGGGGRVWPNPFPEHVGKRARVIIYDEDCPVEPERIAIQIQNQLKTKAVE from the coding sequence GTGGTCATTATCGAAAATTCAGAAAAAAACATACTTGTCTGCTACGATGCAGTCATAAAAAAGCAGGGCGGCGGTGGAAGGGTCTGGCCAAATCCATTTCCAGAACATGTTGGAAAGCGCGCAAGAGTCATCATTTACGATGAAGACTGCCCGGTCGAGCCTGAAAGAATCGCAATTCAGATTCAAAACCAGTTAAAAACCAAAGCTGTTGAATAA